In Deltaproteobacteria bacterium, the genomic stretch CAATTCCCAGCCGCTGTCGTAATGATTGATCTGTAAAAGGGCCGTCTCCTGTCCTCCCATACTGATGATCGTTTTGACGTCCGGCCTCAAAAAAACGGCGCCAAGGACCTGACTGATGGTCTCGAATTCATAAAAGGTCCCCAATTCCTCACCAAGCTTCTTCCCATGGTTTCCGGTAAAGGAGACGGACCGGATCCTCTCCTGCCCGAATCTTTCGTATAGGCCCTGGATAAGGGTCAAAACTTTTTCTTCCACTCTGCCGAGGTGACGTTCGTAGGGAAATTCATAAACGATTTCCTTCTCATGATTGATGACGATGCAATTCAGGCTGACGGACCCGGCATCAATACCCACATAATAATACAGATCGGGATCCCGGGGCGATCTCTTGTTTTTAATGGATATCTTTTCCATCGCTATTCTTTGTCTCTAATTATACCGCAAAAAGTCCTGAAATATGATTCCGCTCAGAATGTTTCAGATGCAAGGCGCGAGATTTCCGAGGAGTGAGGCGTACTTAGCGTACGTCGCAATGACAAGAAAATTGAAGCAACGCAGCAGATGGAGTATTTTCAGCGGAATCATCTCTCTATTCGTACATCCACTCTCTTCCTGCCCCAATTAAGGGCCTTTTGGTGGGAACTGAAGTAAATATCGATTCGATCAGGTCCCTTGATGGCAGACCCCCTGTCTTCCACAACGCCCCATCCGTAACCGGGAATATACATCCTGGTTCCAAAATAATAATATCTGGTGTCAGCCGCAACGGTACCATCCCGCGGCATAAAGAGCCATGGGAAAAAGATCAGTCGAACGGGAATCATCCAGGGATGCGCAATACTGTCCATTGAAATGAGCCCGGGACGTGGCTGATGCGGCTTTGTACCGCTGGCGGTACGCCCGGAGTAAGGCCGGCCTTTGTGCTTTCCTGAACTCACATACCGGTTCCAGAAATCCAGCTTCAGATACCTCCACCTTCCCCTTTCCCAGCCGCAACACTTGCCGCATCCGCAATATGCAGTGACTTCCATCCGGCGCACGCAGTTACCGGCGCATCCCGAAGCCACTAAGCACATAAGCAGTAACAGAGGAAACATCCGCCTCATTATTGATTCCCCAAAGTAAATATTCTTATGAACCCTTGGTCCACTGCGTAGAGCGTTCACTGGCAGGGGATATTTCTTTTCACTTAACACTTCAGCCCCTTGTTTTCTTAAGGCTTTTGACATGGGGGAGTCTTGCCCCCTCCCCGTTCTCCTTCGCTTCGCTCAGGAGCCGGGGTTTCCCCCACAGCAAAAGCCAGGAAAACTACGGGGGCTTCCGTTAAACTGTTCAAAGAAATATCCCCTTCCCGTGAACGGTTGCCATCCGTGCCCTGCCGCAGGAGCGGCTTGCCTTTTGCAGGGTTTCGATCGCGGGCCAAATTGCACTGGCTCTGGTAAGGGCAACGAATTAGCTTTGAAACCCGGAAAAAGGTAACCGCTTCAAGGCGGGATATAAAAGGTTCATTGCGCCTCGGAGTTGCCGTGCCCTGCCGCAGGAGCGGTTTGCCTTTTGCAGGGTTTCGATCGCGGGCCAAATTGCACTGCCCCTTTCGGTCTGCAATGAGTGAGCTTTGAAACCCGGAAAAAGGTAACCGCTCCAAGGCAGGATATAACGGGTTCATAAGAATATTTACTCCCCAAATAATTAAAGTGTATTCCTGTCAACTCGATCAAGAAAGGCCTTAAACCCGTTTATGTAAACATCACCTGAGGTAATAAATCCTTCATTGTGGCTTCCTGAAATTTCAAGAAAGGCCTTGGGCTCTCTGGCGGCCTTGAAGAGCCTGCTCCCATGACTAAAGGGAACTACCTTGTCTTCTTGGCTATGGACTATGAGAACAGGACATCGAACTTCCTTGACGGCGGCCAGGGTATTGTACTTGTATCTGCAAAGCAATTTTACAGGCAGATAGAAATAAAGCTCTCCAGCCAAATCCGGAACTGAAGTAAAAGCAGACTCTATGATAAGGGTTTTGGGCGTATATTGCCTGGCTAACCATGCGGCCACGGCGCCCCCAAGAGACCGACCGAAAAGGATAATGTCAGACGGGGCTAGTCCCTTATGCTCAATCAAGTAATTCCAGGCCCCTTTCGCATCGAGATAGCTACCCTCTTCTGAAGGGTTGCCTTCACTCGCCCCATAACCACGATAGTCAAAGATAAGGGTGCTGAGTCGAAGGCGATGGAAAATCTCTACAGACTCAAGACGATGGGAGATATTACCCGCATTACCATGGCAGAATATGACCACACCTCTTGGGGAGTCGGCCGGAATAAACCAGCCTGAGAGCTTGACTCCATCCGGGGCCTTAAAGGAAACTGATTCGTACGATAAGCCGATTTGATCAGGTGTTGCGATTATCTCTCTGGCGGGAAAATAAATGAGACGTGATTGGAAAAAAAACAGGAAAGCGGCAAGGCCGGCATAAATAGCAGTAATCAGGATTAATAACTGCAGGAAAATCTGCCACATGGCGCTGATAGGCTGAGCTGATAGCTGACAGGAAATCGCTTTTTGTGATTTGGATCGAAACAGCACTCCCAAGCATCACACACTAACTTCTATAGTACTATCGGAAGCCGCAGGTCAAGGATTTTTCAAAGCGTACCCCGCCCTATCTCTCATATTTTAGGCGGTATTGTATTGCCAAACGACCTCCAGCTAAGGACATTCCCCTGATTTCTTATCTGATCCATCGAACCGGCATAGACAACATACATTTTACTTGCATCGGTCTTGGAGATCTTTGACCAGAACCTAAGTCCCTTAAAAAAATCCGGAGAAACGGTCTTCCCTGATTTTATTTCAAAAGGAATAAGTCTATCCCCTTGATCGATAACACAATCGATTTCATGGCCAGTGCTGTCCCTCCAGAAGTAGATATTTTCTCTTAATCCTCTATGTGTCCGGCCTTTTATCATCTCGGAGACAACCCATGTCTCAAAAATATGTCCTCTGGACGCGTGCGTCATCAGGACTTGTGAAGAGGACACGTCAAGAAGATAGGAGAGGAGGCCGGTGTCAAAAAAATATAGCTTTGGGCTCTTTATTAGACGCTTATTGAAGTTCTTGTGATGCGGCCTTAAGAGGTAGACAATGTATCCGGCCTCAAGAACAGACAGCCATGATTTTGCAGTGTTGTGCGTAATGCCGCAGTCATCGCCGAGGGCTGAAAGATTCAGAATTTGTCCTGAGCGCGCGGCACACATTTTGAGGAAGCGTTGAAAAATAGAAAGATCTGCTATATTTTTTACCTGCCTCACATCCCTTTCAAGATAAGTTGTGACATAATTTGCACACCACTCATGGGGGTCAAGGTTCTTGTCATAAATTCTTGGATAACACCCTGTATACATAAGCTCTTCTATTGAGGCCGGCAATCTTTCCGCCCGCTCCAGCTCAGAAAATGAAAACGGAAGCAGCTCCAGGATGGCAACCCTTCCTGCCAAAGACTGACTGATTCCTTCCATCAGACCGAAATTGAAGGAACCGGTCAGGACATAAACCTCCTCTCTCCCAATTTCATCTACATGAGTTTGAATGTAGGAAAAGAGATCTGGAGCACGCTGCGCTTCATCTATAATTGTATTTTCAGAATAGGCGCCAATGAATCCCCTGGGATCTGTTAAGGCAAACTCCCTGACATCCGGCTCTTCAAGAGAAACATATCTCCAGTCAGAAAAAACAGCTTTTACAAGTGTTGTTTTGCCTGATTGTCTCGGGCCGGTGAGTGTCACGACAGGATACTGCCCGGAGAGTTCTCTTAATTTTGAGGAAAGATCTCTTGGAATCATGTCTATATATTAAAATTTTTGCTGCAAATTGTCAATGCGATTTACAATTTACAAAATATACCTCTGCATCCAGCGCGAATCGTGGAAGCGTTGATTCTAAAACTTAACAGTTCCCAGACCGCTCTGTACCACCTCCCCGTCTTCGGTGATGATCAGCTCAAGGGCAGGCAGGCTGGAGAAATCGCTCAGGGCGTAGCGGGGACTGAGAATATGGATCGTCTGGCTCGCTGAAGATGGCCAAGCTCCCGGAGGGTTGGCACAGGAGGGATCATAGGGGCCGTCCACAAGAACATCGATGAGGGAGATGAGCCTTTCCCCCTGCGGCAGGCAAAGGATATCCTTCATTGTGCGTCCGGAAAAGAGAAGGATCGACAAATCGGTCTCTTTTCGAACCCTTTCCAGCAGGATCACCAGGCCGGGTATCTGCTCTGTGGGCTCGCCCCCGCTTATGGAGATGCCCTCGATACCGCGAATGGATTTTATCCGGTGAAGGAGGGTTTCAACCGTGATACTCCTTCCCCCGGCCGGGTCCCTAAGCC encodes the following:
- a CDS encoding alpha/beta hydrolase gives rise to the protein MWQIFLQLLILITAIYAGLAAFLFFFQSRLIYFPAREIIATPDQIGLSYESVSFKAPDGVKLSGWFIPADSPRGVVIFCHGNAGNISHRLESVEIFHRLRLSTLIFDYRGYGASEGNPSEEGSYLDAKGAWNYLIEHKGLAPSDIILFGRSLGGAVAAWLARQYTPKTLIIESAFTSVPDLAGELYFYLPVKLLCRYKYNTLAAVKEVRCPVLIVHSQEDKVVPFSHGSRLFKAAREPKAFLEISGSHNEGFITSGDVYINGFKAFLDRVDRNTL
- a CDS encoding AAA family ATPase is translated as MIPRDLSSKLRELSGQYPVVTLTGPRQSGKTTLVKAVFSDWRYVSLEEPDVREFALTDPRGFIGAYSENTIIDEAQRAPDLFSYIQTHVDEIGREEVYVLTGSFNFGLMEGISQSLAGRVAILELLPFSFSELERAERLPASIEELMYTGCYPRIYDKNLDPHEWCANYVTTYLERDVRQVKNIADLSIFQRFLKMCAARSGQILNLSALGDDCGITHNTAKSWLSVLEAGYIVYLLRPHHKNFNKRLIKSPKLYFFDTGLLSYLLDVSSSQVLMTHASRGHIFETWVVSEMIKGRTHRGLRENIYFWRDSTGHEIDCVIDQGDRLIPFEIKSGKTVSPDFFKGLRFWSKISKTDASKMYVVYAGSMDQIRNQGNVLSWRSFGNTIPPKI
- a CDS encoding radical SAM protein produces the protein MAVLRIHAMLRKSRANGPGVRTVLWLQGCPFRCPECFNPGLRDPAGGRSITVETLLHRIKSIRGIEGISISGGEPTEQIPGLVILLERVRKETDLSILLFSGRTMKDILCLPQGERLISLIDVLVDGPYDPSCANPPGAWPSSASQTIHILSPRYALSDFSSLPALELIITEDGEVVQSGLGTVKF